From the genome of Blautia pseudococcoides, one region includes:
- a CDS encoding efflux RND transporter periplasmic adaptor subunit encodes MKARNKKILIAVICVGAAALAGTGIWYGVKKMDQTKVDVYPVADLKQQIWGMSTSIDGTISSSVSQEVHLVDKQVVDQIYVQEGQEVVEGTPLLSYDMTLVNIDLEMEKINKEQLLVKKKGMEKELEKLKNANIIPDSQKSENDENEGSSDGNIVGAGSKSGILPMGQKEINDSPDGRWAEAFSRMAATQNARTSADSGNPDKSDSKNQNSDNTGKNNANTDNSNPNNPDLDNPDPENPNNPDPENPGNPDPENPNNPAPENPENPGDPDPDNPDPDPDNPDPDPDNPDPDPDNPNPDGPDKPQKPSPAMVYDKLYGDITLETLPGQKIENAVPYKGTGTKEDPYFYLCKKDVKIQGAFLNMTAGYGTSDVKEKEPVYCILEVRDKDDKDGFLIAALCIDGSKITQKVESQTWYLTHLGTYTEEEPQIPDEENPGGKEFPGEWDFMEEIPQDDIIDGYTKDELEKAITGKKKEIKTAELDIRHSDLKIKNVEKKLENQTVESILNGVVKKVGDPSKGEVDGEAFLVVESSEGSYVKGLADEYQLQRLQPGSVLTGFTYESGLPIEAEIKEISNFPSSGNMYGYGREVSYYPFTAYIKNSDGLKNMEGVNLELSAETENPAGLYISKEFVRNKDGKDFVYVENKAHQLEKRTVQVGKNFYGSMLEIKSGLTEEDNIAFPYGKKVKEGVKVRRAAIEDLYNMY; translated from the coding sequence ATGAAGGCGAGAAATAAAAAAATCTTAATTGCCGTCATCTGTGTGGGTGCCGCAGCGCTGGCCGGCACAGGAATCTGGTATGGTGTAAAAAAGATGGACCAGACAAAAGTGGATGTCTACCCCGTGGCTGATCTAAAGCAGCAGATATGGGGAATGAGTACCAGTATTGACGGAACCATATCCTCCAGTGTATCACAGGAGGTTCATTTGGTGGACAAGCAGGTGGTGGACCAGATATATGTACAGGAAGGACAGGAAGTAGTGGAAGGAACTCCTCTTCTCTCATATGATATGACGCTGGTCAATATTGACTTGGAGATGGAGAAAATCAACAAAGAGCAGCTATTGGTAAAGAAAAAAGGTATGGAAAAAGAACTGGAAAAACTTAAAAATGCCAATATCATTCCCGACAGCCAAAAGTCAGAGAATGACGAGAACGAGGGCAGCTCTGACGGAAACATTGTGGGAGCGGGCAGTAAATCAGGAATCCTTCCGATGGGACAAAAGGAGATAAATGACAGCCCAGACGGACGATGGGCGGAAGCGTTCAGCAGGATGGCAGCTACTCAAAATGCCAGAACTTCTGCGGATTCTGGAAATCCTGATAAGTCAGATTCAAAAAACCAGAATTCGGATAATACAGGAAAAAATAATGCCAATACGGACAATTCTAATCCAAATAATCCGGATCTAGATAACCCGGACCCCGAAAACCCGAACAACCCGGACCCCGAAAACCCGGGCAACCCGGACCCCGAAAACCCGAACAACCCGGCCCCAGAAAACCCGGAAAACCCGGGCGATCCGGACCCGGACAACCCGGACCCAGACCCGGACAACCCGGACCCAGACCCGGACAACCCGGACCCAGACCCGGACAACCCGAATCCGGATGGCCCAGACAAACCACAAAAGCCGTCACCGGCCATGGTCTACGACAAACTATACGGAGACATAACGCTGGAAACACTACCCGGCCAGAAAATAGAAAATGCGGTTCCATACAAGGGAACCGGCACCAAAGAAGATCCTTATTTCTATCTCTGTAAAAAAGATGTCAAAATCCAGGGCGCTTTTCTCAACATGACAGCAGGCTATGGAACTTCTGATGTTAAAGAAAAAGAACCGGTATACTGTATCCTGGAAGTCAGGGACAAAGATGATAAGGATGGATTTCTCATTGCAGCCCTCTGTATTGACGGCAGTAAAATAACTCAGAAAGTGGAATCCCAGACATGGTATCTCACTCATCTTGGAACCTATACAGAGGAAGAACCCCAAATCCCCGATGAGGAAAATCCGGGCGGAAAGGAATTCCCCGGTGAGTGGGATTTCATGGAAGAAATCCCTCAGGATGATATCATAGACGGTTATACAAAAGATGAGCTGGAGAAAGCGATCACGGGTAAGAAAAAAGAAATTAAAACAGCAGAACTGGATATCCGCCACAGTGACTTGAAAATCAAGAATGTGGAGAAAAAACTGGAGAACCAGACAGTAGAGTCCATCCTGAACGGGGTGGTCAAGAAAGTGGGAGACCCAAGCAAAGGAGAAGTGGACGGAGAAGCATTCCTTGTTGTGGAGAGCTCAGAGGGCAGTTACGTGAAAGGACTGGCAGATGAGTATCAGCTCCAGCGGCTCCAGCCAGGCTCTGTTCTGACAGGATTCACATACGAGTCAGGACTTCCCATAGAAGCGGAGATAAAGGAAATATCCAATTTCCCATCCTCCGGCAACATGTACGGATACGGCAGAGAAGTATCGTATTATCCTTTTACTGCCTATATCAAAAACAGTGACGGCCTTAAAAATATGGAGGGTGTCAACCTGGAACTTTCCGCAGAGACGGAGAATCCCGCAGGTCTTTACATCAGCAAAGAATTTGTGCGGAATAAAGACGGCAAGGACTTTGTGTATGTGGAAAACAAGGCCCATCAATTGGAAAAACGGACGGTCCAGGTAGGCAAAAACTTTTACGGCAGTATGCTGGAGATTAAAAGCGGTCTCACAGAGGAGGACAACATTGCTTTTCCGTACGGCAAGAAAGTAAAAGAAGGCGTTAAAGTCAGACGGGCAGCCATAGAAGACCTATACAACATGTACTAG
- a CDS encoding carbohydrate ABC transporter permease, which translates to MTLRQKRITKKVVIYIVLVIMTIASLFPIFFCLSASLRTQEDLFQNMFPFTIRSLIPTNITGENYSIIFTKYEFWRPIMNTMIVTVVSIIFGCLINSMAGFAFTCFEFKGKKIFYPLVLISFMVPFEAIAIPLYNVANGLGMVDTYAGMIIPAIADGLVTFLFIQFFKDIPPSLVEAARVDGAKWPTIFVKVIMPISIPVFVTAGLMIFMNQWNSYMWPLLVARSKEIRTIQIAISQFSGERSIQWTYIYAGSLISAIIPICLFLPFQKYFVEGITAGSVKG; encoded by the coding sequence ATGACACTGAGACAAAAAAGAATTACGAAAAAAGTTGTTATATACATAGTGTTAGTGATTATGACAATTGCGTCCTTATTTCCGATTTTCTTCTGTCTGTCAGCATCTCTGAGGACACAGGAAGATTTATTCCAGAACATGTTTCCTTTTACGATCAGGTCCCTGATCCCAACAAATATTACCGGAGAGAATTACAGTATAATTTTTACCAAATATGAGTTCTGGCGTCCAATCATGAATACAATGATCGTTACAGTGGTTTCAATTATTTTTGGATGTCTGATCAACTCCATGGCAGGGTTTGCGTTTACCTGCTTTGAGTTTAAGGGGAAAAAGATTTTCTATCCGCTTGTTTTGATTTCCTTTATGGTTCCGTTTGAAGCAATTGCAATTCCGTTATATAATGTTGCCAACGGACTGGGTATGGTTGATACATATGCAGGTATGATCATACCTGCAATAGCAGATGGATTGGTAACATTCCTGTTTATCCAGTTCTTTAAAGATATTCCGCCAAGTCTGGTGGAGGCAGCGCGTGTGGACGGTGCGAAATGGCCAACTATATTTGTAAAAGTTATTATGCCGATCTCCATTCCGGTATTTGTAACAGCAGGTCTTATGATTTTTATGAATCAATGGAATTCTTATATGTGGCCTCTTTTAGTGGCACGTTCCAAAGAGATCAGAACAATTCAGATTGCCATCAGCCAGTTTAGCGGAGAGCGTTCCATTCAGTGGACTTATATTTATGCCGGTTCACTGATTTCAGCTATAATTCCAATTTGCCTGTTCCTTCCATTCCAGAAATACTTTGTTGAAGGTATCACAGCGGGAAGTGTAAAAGGATGA
- a CDS encoding lactate utilization protein has product MSFQTESYAHTAKTIIANLEKRNMLGYYCENAQEARALIHSLIPVNATVTWGGSETLVETGIMETLKESGYILLDRKAAKTPEESRKLYGQIVTADYFLTSTNAITLDGELINVDGVGNRAACLITGPQHVLVVAGMNKVAVTEEDGIRRARNMAAPPNSIRVGAHTPCSKTGVCADCQSPDCICCQTVITRRSRVKDRITVILIGGSYGF; this is encoded by the coding sequence ATGTCATTTCAGACAGAATCTTACGCACACACAGCAAAAACGATCATTGCCAATCTGGAAAAAAGAAACATGCTGGGGTATTACTGTGAAAATGCCCAGGAGGCCAGAGCGCTCATCCACAGCCTTATTCCTGTCAACGCCACAGTGACCTGGGGCGGTTCGGAAACCCTTGTGGAGACAGGCATTATGGAGACTTTGAAGGAGAGCGGCTACATACTGCTTGACCGGAAGGCAGCAAAAACGCCTGAAGAATCCAGGAAACTCTATGGACAGATAGTCACGGCGGACTATTTCCTCACCAGCACCAATGCCATCACCCTGGACGGGGAACTGATCAATGTGGACGGCGTGGGAAACCGGGCTGCCTGTCTTATCACAGGCCCTCAGCATGTTCTCGTGGTTGCCGGCATGAACAAGGTCGCTGTCACAGAGGAAGACGGAATCCGCCGGGCCCGCAATATGGCAGCACCGCCAAACAGTATCCGGGTAGGCGCTCATACACCATGCTCCAAAACCGGTGTCTGCGCAGACTGTCAAAGCCCTGACTGTATCTGCTGCCAGACAGTGATCACAAGACGTTCACGTGTAAAAGACCGGATAACAGTTATTCTGATCGGCGGATCTTACGGGTTCTGA
- a CDS encoding efflux RND transporter periplasmic adaptor subunit, translating into MNKKNKILIGAGVVLLAGVIGTGLYMQRGKGEEKSTELAYVTSVSSMDPSSQVQRLAGVVEPQKTWEIQKNAEREVKEILVEVGSEVDVGTALFVYDTETLEADLQQAQLDLERADTDMENLRSQIAQLEKEKKSASEDDQFSYTTQIQTAQMDLKKSEYERKSKEVEISQIHEKIANSSVTSDLQGVVKSINDGNETDPYSGNSQAFMTILATGVYRVKGKVNEQNIGAVQEGAKALIRSRVDETKTWTGTFTAVDTENREGNNNNMMYGGSSDSGEMMSSSYPFYINLDTSDGLMLGQHVYIENDTGMEEKEGIWLDEGFIMDADKQPCVWVENKDGKLEKRDVTLGEHDENLFQYQIKSGLKVNDYIAFPQEFLKEGMKTTHEEIPVGNAETMPADGEMPEGSQALPEAVDGADEGNTAPLDGETQGGELEGNFTEGEAGTEGSDGAATASPEGEAQ; encoded by the coding sequence ATGAATAAAAAAAATAAGATATTGATCGGAGCAGGCGTTGTATTGCTGGCAGGTGTTATTGGTACAGGCCTTTACATGCAGAGGGGAAAGGGCGAGGAAAAAAGTACAGAACTGGCTTATGTGACCAGTGTCTCATCCATGGACCCGTCTTCCCAGGTCCAGAGGCTGGCCGGGGTGGTGGAGCCGCAGAAAACATGGGAAATACAAAAGAACGCAGAGCGGGAAGTAAAAGAAATTTTGGTTGAAGTGGGGAGCGAAGTGGATGTAGGAACGGCTCTTTTTGTCTATGATACAGAGACTCTGGAAGCGGATCTGCAGCAGGCTCAACTGGATCTGGAGCGTGCTGATACAGACATGGAAAACCTTCGCAGCCAGATCGCACAATTGGAAAAAGAAAAGAAATCCGCTTCTGAGGATGACCAGTTTTCCTATACAACCCAGATTCAGACAGCCCAGATGGATTTGAAGAAAAGTGAATACGAACGTAAGAGTAAAGAGGTGGAAATTTCTCAGATACACGAAAAAATTGCGAACTCTTCAGTCACAAGTGATCTGCAGGGTGTTGTGAAGAGCATTAATGACGGCAACGAAACAGATCCTTACAGCGGCAATTCCCAGGCATTTATGACAATTCTTGCAACCGGTGTCTATAGAGTAAAAGGAAAAGTAAATGAGCAGAACATTGGGGCTGTGCAGGAAGGAGCAAAAGCGCTCATCCGTTCCAGAGTCGATGAAACCAAGACATGGACAGGAACTTTTACCGCTGTTGACACGGAAAACAGAGAGGGAAATAATAACAATATGATGTACGGAGGCAGCAGTGACAGTGGTGAAATGATGTCCTCCTCCTATCCTTTTTATATAAATCTGGATACTTCCGACGGCCTTATGCTGGGTCAGCATGTGTATATAGAAAACGATACGGGAATGGAAGAAAAAGAAGGCATATGGCTGGATGAAGGCTTTATCATGGATGCGGACAAGCAGCCTTGTGTCTGGGTGGAAAACAAAGACGGGAAACTGGAAAAACGTGACGTGACACTTGGTGAGCATGATGAAAATCTGTTCCAGTATCAGATAAAAAGCGGCCTGAAAGTGAATGACTATATTGCTTTTCCGCAGGAATTCTTAAAAGAAGGAATGAAGACAACACACGAAGAAATTCCGGTAGGCAATGCAGAAACAATGCCTGCAGATGGTGAGATGCCTGAAGGAAGCCAGGCTCTTCCGGAAGCAGTCGACGGAGCCGATGAAGGAAATACAGCGCCATTAGACGGGGAGACCCAAGGCGGGGAGCTTGAAGGAAACTTCACAGAAGGCGAAGCGGGAACAGAAGGATCAGACGGGGCAGCAACAGCCAGCCCGGAAGGTGAGGCACAGTAG
- a CDS encoding sporulation initiation factor Spo0A C-terminal domain-containing protein: MNVESLVHRLGICSIYRGYSFLIYAVELAVKNEEYLLYITKELYPDVAKHFHSTSTRIERSLRTVITTCWNEGNRGLLNHIAGYELQRKPTTGEFISMLAYYVRNHKEED, encoded by the coding sequence ATGAACGTGGAAAGTCTTGTTCACCGTCTTGGTATCTGCTCCATCTATCGGGGCTATTCTTTCCTTATCTACGCAGTTGAACTGGCAGTCAAAAATGAAGAATATCTACTCTACATAACTAAGGAATTATATCCGGATGTGGCGAAACATTTCCATTCCACCAGCACCAGAATCGAGCGGTCGCTTCGTACGGTCATCACCACCTGCTGGAATGAAGGAAACCGCGGGCTGCTGAACCACATCGCCGGATATGAACTGCAGCGCAAGCCTACTACCGGAGAATTTATATCCATGCTTGCATATTATGTGCGAAATCATAAAGAAGAGGATTAG
- the argS gene encoding arginine--tRNA ligase, with translation MKKIIECMEAVIKDAFTASGYDEKFARVNVSNRPDLCEYQCNGAMAAAKTYKKAPIMIANDVVGKIKESKIFSQAEAVNPGFINLKLNPEFLASYLNDMQADENLSAEKAESPKTIIIDYGGPNVAKPLHVGHLRSAIIGESLKRMGRFLGHRVIGDVHLGDWGLQMGLIITELKKRSPELVYFDQTYEGEYPAEAPFTVSELEEIYPTASGRSKEDEAYKNEALEATLELQQGRRGYRALWKHIMEVSVADLKKNYEKLHVDFDLWKGEADADPYIPDMVAYLKDKGYAYPDQGALVVDVKEESDAKEIPPCMILKSDGASLYNTTDLATIVQRMEDYHPDEMIYVVDKRQELHFIQVFRCAKKAKLTEDDTQLAFVGFGTMNGKDGKPFKTREGGVMRLERLISEINEEMYKKIVENRSVKGDDAKKTAEMVGISAIKYGDLSNQASKDYVFDVERFTSFEGNTGPYILYTIVRIKSILERYREEGKNPEEGKMLPAANASEKALMLELSRFNSVIAPAFEEKAPHKICSYIYDLANAFNSFYHETKILSSENEVQKTSWIRLLVLARDVLETCIDLLGFEAPERM, from the coding sequence ATGAAGAAAATCATCGAATGCATGGAAGCAGTCATCAAAGACGCATTCACAGCTTCCGGATATGACGAAAAATTTGCCAGAGTGAATGTATCCAATCGCCCGGACTTGTGCGAATATCAGTGCAACGGAGCGATGGCAGCAGCCAAGACATACAAAAAAGCACCAATTATGATTGCAAACGATGTGGTCGGAAAAATAAAAGAAAGTAAAATCTTCAGCCAGGCAGAGGCTGTGAATCCCGGATTCATTAATCTGAAGCTGAATCCCGAATTCCTTGCCTCTTATCTGAATGATATGCAGGCGGATGAGAATCTTTCTGCTGAAAAGGCGGAGTCTCCCAAGACGATCATTATTGATTACGGCGGACCAAATGTGGCAAAACCTCTTCATGTAGGGCATCTCCGTTCTGCCATCATTGGTGAGAGCTTAAAACGCATGGGGCGTTTTCTGGGACACCGGGTAATCGGTGACGTGCATCTGGGGGACTGGGGACTGCAGATGGGTCTGATCATCACAGAACTGAAAAAACGTTCCCCTGAACTGGTGTATTTTGATCAGACGTACGAAGGGGAATACCCCGCAGAAGCACCCTTTACAGTCAGCGAACTGGAGGAGATCTACCCCACAGCCAGCGGCAGATCAAAAGAAGATGAAGCATACAAAAACGAAGCTTTGGAGGCAACACTGGAGCTTCAGCAGGGCAGAAGAGGATACCGTGCCCTCTGGAAACACATTATGGAAGTTTCTGTCGCAGACCTGAAAAAGAATTATGAGAAACTGCATGTGGACTTTGACCTCTGGAAAGGTGAAGCGGATGCAGACCCATATATACCTGATATGGTGGCATATTTAAAAGATAAAGGATATGCATATCCGGACCAGGGAGCACTTGTTGTAGATGTAAAAGAAGAGAGTGATGCAAAAGAAATTCCTCCCTGTATGATCCTCAAATCAGACGGTGCGTCTCTTTACAACACCACAGATTTAGCTACGATCGTACAGCGTATGGAGGATTATCATCCGGATGAGATGATTTACGTGGTGGATAAGCGCCAGGAACTGCATTTTATCCAGGTGTTCCGCTGTGCGAAAAAAGCCAAGCTCACAGAGGATGACACCCAGCTTGCGTTTGTTGGTTTTGGAACCATGAACGGCAAGGACGGCAAGCCGTTCAAGACCAGAGAAGGCGGCGTTATGCGTCTGGAACGCCTCATCAGTGAAATCAATGAGGAAATGTATAAGAAAATCGTTGAGAACCGCAGCGTAAAAGGAGACGACGCCAAAAAGACAGCCGAGATGGTGGGAATCTCCGCCATCAAATACGGAGATTTGTCAAATCAGGCTTCCAAGGATTATGTATTTGACGTTGAGCGTTTCACTTCCTTTGAAGGCAATACAGGGCCGTATATTCTGTACACCATTGTACGGATCAAATCCATTCTGGAGCGCTACCGTGAGGAAGGCAAAAATCCGGAGGAAGGCAAGATGCTCCCGGCCGCCAATGCCAGTGAGAAAGCCCTGATGCTGGAACTGTCCAGATTTAATTCTGTGATCGCACCTGCTTTTGAAGAAAAAGCACCGCATAAGATATGTTCATATATCTATGATCTTGCAAATGCTTTCAACAGCTTTTACCATGAAACAAAGATTCTCAGTTCGGAGAATGAAGTGCAGAAGACATCCTGGATCCGTCTGCTGGTCCTGGCAAGAGATGTATTGGAGACATGCATTGACTTACTGGGATTTGAAGCACCTGAGAGAATGTGA
- the rbsK gene encoding ribokinase, producing MKKILVIGSLNLDMTVQVDHTPVVGETILSNKMEMNAGGKGANQACALGKLGADVIMLGAVGRDMYADIQMDSLNKAGVDTTRVIVKDEVSTGIALITVNRDGDNSIIVVSGANATLSKQDIDDNLDVIKESDIVIFQLEVPLETVCYAAGIAKKMGKMVILDPAPVPKNFPDELYHHVDIIKPNETELGMLTGVDNPEEHLEKAAACLRKKGVKDVIVTLGEKGVYLDDKISGAERIPAMKVQAVDTTAAGDSFTAALAIMLAEGKGLREAAIFANYVSAIVVTRKGAQSSIPTLEEVKRYIEQKEVAV from the coding sequence ATGAAGAAAATTTTAGTCATTGGAAGTTTGAATTTGGATATGACAGTACAGGTCGACCACACTCCCGTTGTGGGGGAGACTATCCTCAGTAATAAGATGGAGATGAATGCAGGAGGAAAAGGGGCTAATCAGGCCTGCGCATTAGGAAAGCTGGGAGCTGATGTTATAATGCTGGGGGCTGTTGGCCGGGATATGTATGCAGATATTCAGATGGACAGCCTGAATAAAGCGGGGGTGGATACTACCAGGGTGATCGTCAAGGATGAGGTAAGCACCGGTATTGCGCTGATTACGGTCAACAGAGATGGGGATAATAGTATTATTGTAGTCTCAGGCGCAAATGCAACCTTGTCAAAACAGGATATAGATGATAATCTGGATGTGATCAAAGAAAGTGATATCGTCATTTTCCAATTGGAAGTGCCTTTAGAAACGGTATGTTATGCCGCTGGGATTGCAAAAAAAATGGGGAAGATGGTGATCTTGGACCCGGCCCCTGTGCCAAAAAATTTTCCGGATGAATTATACCATCATGTAGATATCATTAAACCCAACGAAACAGAATTAGGAATGCTGACAGGGGTTGATAACCCGGAAGAACATTTGGAAAAGGCAGCTGCGTGTCTGAGAAAAAAAGGGGTCAAAGATGTAATAGTGACTTTGGGAGAAAAAGGTGTATATCTGGATGATAAGATATCCGGAGCAGAGAGGATACCTGCCATGAAAGTCCAGGCCGTGGACACAACGGCAGCAGGGGACTCCTTTACCGCAGCACTGGCGATCATGCTTGCTGAAGGAAAAGGTCTGAGGGAAGCGGCAATATTTGCAAATTATGTTTCTGCTATTGTGGTAACCAGAAAAGGTGCACAGTCCTCCATCCCTACTTTGGAGGAAGTGAAGCGTTATATTGAACAGAAAGAAGTGGCTGTATAA
- a CDS encoding DegV family protein — MEKKKIAIVTDSNSGITQQLAGELGITVLPMPFYINEQLFLEGITLTQEDFYQRLAQDADISTSQPSPADVLETWERLLEDHDEIVHIPMSSGLSNSCQTAFVLAREYKGRVQVVDNQRISVTQRQSVLDAIDLADSGKNAVEIKEILEAEKGESSIYITLETLKYLKKGGRITPAAAALGTVLNLKPVLQIQGEKLDAFSKARGKKQAKRTMVKAMEDDLKNRFKEYKKKGLMCLEAAYTGNEEEALEWKAELEKHFDMEVHMDPLSLSVACHIGQGALAVAVAKKVEVE, encoded by the coding sequence ATGGAAAAAAAGAAGATTGCAATTGTGACGGACAGTAACAGCGGCATTACCCAGCAGCTTGCCGGGGAGCTGGGGATTACGGTTCTTCCAATGCCTTTTTATATTAATGAGCAGCTTTTCCTGGAGGGGATCACCCTTACCCAGGAGGATTTCTACCAGCGGCTGGCTCAGGATGCGGATATTTCCACATCTCAGCCTTCTCCAGCGGATGTGCTGGAGACTTGGGAGCGGCTGCTGGAAGACCACGATGAAATTGTGCACATTCCCATGTCCAGCGGTCTGAGCAACTCCTGCCAGACAGCGTTTGTGCTGGCCAGAGAATATAAGGGGCGTGTACAGGTTGTGGATAACCAGAGAATTTCTGTTACGCAGAGACAGTCTGTACTGGATGCGATAGACCTGGCAGACTCCGGCAAAAATGCAGTGGAGATCAAAGAAATTCTGGAAGCCGAAAAAGGGGAGTCCAGTATCTATATCACTCTGGAAACATTGAAATACCTGAAAAAGGGGGGCAGGATCACGCCTGCTGCCGCTGCACTGGGTACTGTGCTGAATTTAAAACCGGTTCTGCAGATCCAGGGGGAAAAGCTGGATGCCTTCTCGAAAGCCAGAGGCAAAAAGCAGGCAAAGCGTACTATGGTCAAAGCCATGGAAGACGACTTAAAAAACCGTTTCAAAGAATATAAGAAAAAGGGCCTTATGTGCCTGGAAGCAGCTTACACCGGCAATGAGGAGGAGGCCCTGGAATGGAAGGCAGAGCTTGAGAAGCATTTCGATATGGAAGTGCATATGGACCCTCTTTCCCTGAGCGTTGCCTGTCACATTGGACAGGGTGCCCTTGCGGTGGCGGTGGCTAAAAAAGTAGAAGTGGAGTAG
- a CDS encoding ABC transporter permease codes for MVENIRLSFQGLWSHKMRSFLTMLGIIIGIASLISIVSTIKGTSEQIKKNLIGEGDNVVDITLNEGSNIYQMEYQGIPQGVPVVTEEQKQQILELDNVENASLYRLRQYADSIYYQNQSMDGGKVLGVDKNYLDTCGYQIVRGRGFSGKDFENFRKVVLLDETASNNFFEKGKEIGKTIEIKGEPFTVVGIIKKSDEYEPVINSMEDYYTYYSDDSGMVLMPDTTWPVVYQYDEPQQAVIRAASPEAMSKAGKKTAEILNASITSASDSIKYKAEDIMEKAKGLQQISENTNRQLIWIASISLLVGGIGVMNIMLVSVTERTGEIGLKKAIGANKRRILGQFLTEAAVLTSVGGVLGVAAGFILSKVISKISQTPMVISIPAAAAAVVFSMIIGLVFGLLPSIKAANLSPIEALRRM; via the coding sequence ATGGTAGAAAATATTAGATTGTCCTTCCAGGGACTCTGGTCTCACAAGATGCGTTCTTTTCTCACTATGCTGGGTATTATCATTGGAATCGCATCGCTGATCTCCATTGTGTCAACGATCAAGGGAACCAGCGAGCAGATCAAAAAGAACCTGATCGGCGAAGGGGACAATGTGGTGGATATCACCCTGAATGAAGGCAGCAATATTTATCAGATGGAGTATCAGGGAATACCACAGGGTGTACCGGTTGTCACAGAGGAGCAGAAACAGCAGATTTTAGAATTGGACAATGTGGAGAATGCGTCTCTTTACAGACTGCGTCAATATGCGGACAGTATTTATTATCAGAACCAAAGTATGGACGGCGGTAAAGTCCTGGGAGTGGATAAGAATTATCTGGACACCTGCGGATATCAGATCGTACGGGGCCGGGGATTTTCCGGAAAGGATTTTGAGAATTTCCGAAAAGTGGTCCTGCTGGACGAGACGGCTTCCAACAATTTTTTTGAAAAAGGCAAGGAAATCGGCAAAACCATAGAAATAAAAGGGGAACCGTTTACCGTTGTAGGTATTATCAAAAAGTCAGATGAGTATGAGCCGGTCATTAACAGTATGGAGGATTATTACACATACTACAGCGATGACAGCGGAATGGTTCTGATGCCTGACACCACATGGCCCGTGGTCTACCAATATGATGAACCGCAGCAGGCAGTCATCCGGGCGGCCAGTCCGGAGGCTATGAGCAAAGCCGGCAAAAAGACCGCTGAAATATTGAATGCGTCCATAACATCCGCATCAGACTCTATCAAATATAAGGCTGAGGATATTATGGAGAAGGCAAAAGGTCTTCAGCAAATCAGTGAGAATACCAACCGGCAGCTTATCTGGATCGCCAGTATCTCTCTTTTAGTTGGCGGTATTGGCGTCATGAACATTATGCTGGTGTCCGTTACGGAACGTACCGGTGAGATTGGCCTGAAAAAAGCCATCGGTGCCAACAAACGGCGGATCCTGGGCCAGTTTTTGACCGAGGCGGCAGTGCTTACCAGTGTGGGCGGTGTCCTGGGTGTGGCTGCAGGTTTTATATTGTCGAAAGTCATATCAAAGATATCGCAGACGCCAATGGTCATCAGTATCCCGGCAGCCGCAGCCGCCGTGGTATTTTCCATGATCATCGGCCTGGTATTTGGATTGCTCCCATCCATAAAGGCGGCGAATTTAAGTCCAATAGAAGCACTCCGGAGAATGTAA